The following proteins come from a genomic window of Trichoplusia ni isolate ovarian cell line Hi5 chromosome 28, tn1, whole genome shotgun sequence:
- the LOC113506086 gene encoding uncharacterized protein LOC113506086 — translation MDLLQPCVTCGITIRERIRRHVLSSLPPDMTVLLSEWLTFELSSHSHVCGACYDNLSRCLATNSRERQLGHINVCYGCGKSVTRARRHKIVEGSPLASLVSLWHHHVRAANFLCHGCYMRANREVSRRNITDSNRFDALEDHQTDQNIQIPIPPPLPPPLPPQLPPPLAPHLHLGPGQDVSSIALPNYRRCANTSRRCIFDGCQQSAGHLVPTLIKSALLFHNKLYVPRCARICENHLHSNEWELLFDNSSLTNTFTALEIEILLDSKNVENVIDFENIDLMPNHVCHYWTGRTTQEFIELHNSIPIQSVVPKNSKSALAMLLIKYRTGDSDARISSFFRIAKSTLQYKMNLVRNCLTDHFVPLHLGVSHISHQEIVARNTTIPEKLFGNPHSYASDRWAIVQCDGTYLDVQKSSNYKYQKKTYSLHKYHNLTKPFLVVCCDGHIIDVFGPFAATPTDAEIMNYLVSSSGGLFQYFRQNDVFILDRGFRDSVSNLEALGYKVHKPETKDEGETLSTLQANKSRCVTLCRWVVEVVNGRFKRDYKLFRNVFINLASAHMMEDFRIAAALINKFHKVIENPENADQIVQIATSRLNLPNYLGQFIQEYNLNGRRVLFARIHANLPELN, via the exons ATGGACCTTTTACAACCGTGTGTTACCTGTGGTATCACAATCAGAGAACGTATCAggagacatgttttatcatcattacctcccgatatgactgttcttttatcggagtggttaacattcgag ttatcatctcatagccatgtctgtggtgcgtgttacgacaatttatcaagatgtcttgcaaCGAATTCAAGGGAAAGACAACTCGGTCATATCAATGTTTGTTATGGCTGTGGTAAATCAGTTACACGTGCCAGAAGACACAAAATTGTGGAGGGAAGCCCTCTCGCCTCACTTGTATCACTGTGGCATCATCAT GTTAGAGCAGCCAACTTTTTATGTCATGGTTGTTACATGAGAGCTAACAGAGAAGTGAGCCGAAGAAATATTACTGATTCCAACCGTTTTGATGCCTTAGAAGATCATCAAACAgatcaaaatatccaaataccaaTTCCTCCACCACTTCCTCCACCACTTCCTCCACAACTTCCTCCACCACTTGCCCCACATCTTCATCTTGGCCCAGGTCAAGATGTTTCATCAATTGCCCTGCCTAATTATAGACGTTGTGCTAATACATCTAGGCGATGCATATTTGATGGATGTCAGCAAAGTGCAGGTCATTTAGTGCCCaccttaattaaatcagccttgcTGTTTCATAATAAGCTTTATGTGCCTCGATGTGCAAGGATATGTGAAAATCATTTGCATTCTAATGAATGGGAGCTATTATTTGATAACTCaagtttaacaaatactttcacAGCACTTGAAATTGAAATCTTGTTGGACagtaaaaatgtagaaaatgttattgattttgaaaatattgatttaatgcCTAATCATGTATGCCATTATTGGACAGGGCGCACCACCCAAGAGTTCATTGAATTGCATAATAGTATACCAATACAGTCTGTTGTTCccaaaaattcaaaatctgCATTAGCAATGCTTTTAATTAAGTATCGAACTGGTGATAGTGATGCTAGGATATCTAGTTTTTTTAGAATTGCTAAATCTACTTTGCAATACAAAATGAATCTTGTGAGGAATTGTCTGACTGATCATTTTGTTCCGCTTCATCTTGGTGTGTCTCACATCTCTCACCAAGAAATAGTTGCACGAAACACTACCATTCCTGAAAAATTATTTGGAAATCCTCACTCTTATGCTTCTGACAGGTGGGCCATAGTTCAGTGTGATGGTACATACCTTGACGTACAAAAAAGTTCCAActataaataccaaaaaaagacATACAGTCTTCATAAGTATCATAACCTTACAAAACCATTCTTAGTAGTCTGTTGTGATGGTCATATTATAGATGTTTTTGGACCATTTGCTGCAACCCCAACAGACGCggaaataatgaattatttagtttCTAGCAGTGGTGggttatttcaatactttaggcaaaatgatgtatttattttagaccGTGGCTTCAGAGATTCGGTTTCCAACCTAGAAGCTCTTGGTTACAAGGTACATAAACCTGAAACTAAAGATGAAGGGGAAACATTATCAACCTTACAGGCGAACAAAAGTAGATGTGTCACGCTGTGCCGATGGGTTGTAGAAGTTGTCAATGGCAGGTTTAAACGGGACTATAAactttttagaaatgtttttattaacttggCTTCTGCACACATGATGGAGGATTTTAGGATTGCTGCTGCACTCATTAATAAATTCCACAAAGTAATAGAAAATCCTGAAAATGCTGATCAAATTGTTCAAATAGCAACCTCAAGGTTGAACTTACCTAATTATTTAGGTCAGTTTATACAAGAGTATAATTTAAACGGACGTAGAGTATTATTTGCAAGAATTCATGCAAACCTGCCAGAACTTAATTGA